The region CATCCCTTCGAAACGTGCGCGAATCGCCTCGCCGTGGGCGGGCAAGCGCTCCTCATCGGCCAGCACGACGACGCTATCTGCCACTTCTTTCAGCGCGGCCTCACTGTAGTCGACAACGTGGACCGACTTGAGGAAGGTGTGCGTGGACAGGCCGGACGAGTGCCGCGCGGTGCCGGAGGTCGGCAACACGTGGTTTGAGCCCGCAGAGTAGTCGCCCAGCGGCACCGGCGAGAAACGGCCTACGAAGATGGCGCCGGCGTTGCGGATGCGGTCTGCCACCGCCCTCGAGTCTGCAGTGTGGACTTCGAGGTGCTCGGCGGCGTAAGCGTCGGCGACGGTGACACCTACGCTCATGTCGTCAACCAGGACTATGCCGGACTGCTGGCCGGTTAGGGCCTCGCGGACGCGATCGGAGTTCAGGGTGACGCTGTAGCGGTTTTCAACCTCACGGTCGACGGCGGCGGCGAAATCGGCGTCATCGGTGATGAGGACGCTGGCCGCCATGACATCGTGCTCCGCCTGGGAGATCAGGTCGTACGCGACGGAGACCGGGTCGGCTGAGTTATCGGCGAGGATGGCAATCTCGGTCGGACCCGCCTCGGAGTCGATACCGACGACCGAACGACACAGGCGCTTGGCGGCGGTGACGAAGATATT is a window of Corynebacterium lactis RW2-5 DNA encoding:
- the hisD gene encoding histidinol dehydrogenase, with the translated sequence MLSIVDLRGQTPTTATLRRALPRGAADVDSMIPTVKPVVDDVAARGAQAAMEYSEKFDRIRPQSLKVPADVIDAAAANLAPEVRDALEQSIARVRKFHAAQKPSDQAVEILPGGTVREKWIPVARVGLYVPGGNAVYPSSVLMNVIPAQEAGVDSLVVASPPQADHGGWPHPTILAACKLLGVEEVWAVGGAQAVALLSYGDESEGLEPVDMVTGPGNIFVTAAKRLCRSVVGIDSEAGPTEIAILADNSADPVSVAYDLISQAEHDVMAASVLITDDADFAAAVDREVENRYSVTLNSDRVREALTGQQSGIVLVDDMSVGVTVADAYAAEHLEVHTADSRAVADRIRNAGAIFVGRFSPVPLGDYSAGSNHVLPTSGTARHSSGLSTHTFLKSVHVVDYSEAALKEVADSVVVLADEERLPAHGEAIRARFEGMDK